A window of Dickeya zeae NCPPB 2538 contains these coding sequences:
- a CDS encoding GPW/gp25 family protein, translated as MTSASYTGMNRNTGVSLSDLEHLRQSVRDILTTPQGSRVMRRDYGSLLSTLIDQPQTPALKLQVQAACYVALLKWEPRLTLTSISMESHYDGQLIVDISGTLSGNSTSLSLTIPVS; from the coding sequence ATGACCAGCGCATCGTACACCGGCATGAATCGCAACACCGGCGTCAGCCTGAGCGATCTGGAACATTTGCGCCAGAGCGTGCGCGATATTCTGACCACCCCACAAGGCAGCCGGGTCATGCGGCGCGATTATGGCTCGCTGCTGTCCACGCTTATCGACCAACCGCAGACACCCGCCCTGAAGCTACAGGTTCAGGCTGCCTGCTATGTCGCGCTGTTGAAGTGGGAACCCCGCCTGACGCTGACGTCCATCTCCATGGAAAGCCACTACGACGGCCAGTTGATTGTGGATATTTCCGGCACGTTGTCCGGCAACAGCACATCCCTTTCGTTAACCATTCCTGTGAGCTGA
- a CDS encoding phage baseplate assembly protein V — protein sequence MNTYEYLSEIQRALRNLIRIGVVTEVDTQQARCRVQTGGMVTGWLHWLSRRAGSSREWWAPSVGEQVLILAIGGELNTAFVVPGIYSDNHPAPSVSADACHIRFPDGAVMEYEPANGALTVTGIKTATVVAAESVSVTTKNVTINASERITLDTPEVVCTHKLITQTIEVQQGGSITGSVTHSGGSFSSNGVVVHTHQHGGVQSGGGTTGGPL from the coding sequence ATGAATACATACGAATATCTCTCCGAAATCCAGCGTGCGCTGCGTAACCTGATTCGTATCGGCGTCGTTACTGAAGTTGATACCCAACAGGCGCGCTGTCGCGTGCAGACCGGTGGCATGGTCACCGGATGGCTCCACTGGCTGTCCCGTCGCGCGGGGAGTTCCCGCGAATGGTGGGCACCGTCGGTGGGTGAACAGGTACTCATACTTGCTATAGGAGGCGAGCTCAACACGGCTTTTGTCGTACCGGGTATTTATAGCGATAACCACCCTGCACCATCGGTTTCTGCGGATGCCTGCCACATCCGTTTTCCCGATGGTGCTGTGATGGAATATGAACCAGCGAACGGCGCACTGACCGTCACCGGCATCAAAACCGCCACTGTCGTTGCGGCAGAATCCGTGTCCGTTACCACAAAAAACGTCACCATCAACGCCAGCGAACGCATCACGCTGGATACTCCGGAAGTCGTCTGTACGCATAAGCTGATTACTCAGACCATCGAAGTACAGCAAGGCGGCAGCATCACAGGCAGCGTCACCCATTCAGGGGGCAGTTTCTCCTCCAATGGCGTGGTGGTCCATACCCATCAACACGGCGGCGTACAAAGTGGCGGCGGCACAACAGGAGGACCTTTATGA
- a CDS encoding phage tail protein, which yields MQKPQSLRLALTTALPSLSNALQFRIQEGEIAALQEPSLSFEYRYQLLLTLNNFADNPDTLFVTLLLWVRQNQPDLLTRESIRNKGISFTVDNNADNTSTLSIRLNLTERNRVSELNQTVQVNYEPEPTPPEPVSRPTALYIAGELISQWKGN from the coding sequence ATGCAAAAACCGCAAAGCCTCAGACTTGCACTGACCACAGCATTACCGTCATTGAGTAATGCATTACAGTTTCGGATCCAGGAAGGTGAAATTGCTGCGTTGCAGGAACCCTCTCTGTCATTCGAATACCGTTATCAGCTGCTGCTGACGCTGAATAATTTCGCTGATAACCCCGATACACTTTTCGTCACGCTGTTACTTTGGGTTCGCCAAAACCAGCCCGATTTACTGACGCGGGAAAGCATTCGCAATAAGGGTATTAGTTTCACCGTTGATAATAATGCCGATAATACCAGCACGCTGTCTATTCGTCTTAACCTGACAGAACGCAATCGCGTCAGCGAACTAAACCAGACCGTGCAGGTCAATTACGAACCGGAACCTACGCCGCCTGAACCGGTTAGCCGACCCACCGCGCTCTATATCGCTGGGGAATTGATCAGTCAATGGAAAGGCAACTGA
- a CDS encoding tail protein X: MKVYAHQDDSLDALCYRYYGRTQGVVETVMQSNPGLADLGPILPHGTAITLPDISVSSSQESINIWE, translated from the coding sequence ATGAAAGTCTACGCTCATCAGGACGACTCGCTGGATGCGCTCTGTTACCGCTATTACGGCCGTACGCAGGGCGTAGTTGAAACCGTCATGCAGTCCAACCCGGGACTGGCAGATCTTGGCCCCATTCTGCCACACGGCACTGCCATTACCCTGCCCGATATCAGCGTGTCCAGTTCTCAGGAAAGTATCAATATTTGGGAATAA